In Microcoleus sp. FACHB-831, one genomic interval encodes:
- a CDS encoding DNA phosphorothioation-associated putative methyltransferase, with translation MAEPTISAIIRNDLSSPVRLALEAGLFSKDTTFFDYGGGQGGDVKAIANLGYASTGCDVYPYPGSLPSADIVNLGYVINFIECPEQRQGILREAWQITREILIVTAPILITDAGDNKIPYEPGFTSNLNYSPKYYEQEELKTYIEQVLNVEAIAVSLGIYFIFRYQTAAENFLFSCFISKTPAPKLHYNLPELLAPLIAFVTQHGRLPVEGELPSETEIIKEFGSIAQAFEVILQATNQGYWDAIAQKRRSDILIYLAYRGTDISSPVAPEINKDIQALFGSYQQACEAANELSANLTEPNIIANYCQKTQLGKLLPTALYIHVSAISELDSLLRLYEANASRNFGRIDGATLIKISIDQPRISYLFYPEFDIDPHPALQASIWIDTKSGIYCHRNYSSSDNPPVLHRKETFVTPDYPNYQEFARLTREEEAWGLLDRTRDIGTKRGWQKCLKERGVEIEDHRVVARSRSGTIHQSPIPKIERHRAAIVRKSISRPLRLALEANLFTKDTTFFDYGCGHGGDVARMTEQGYISAGWDPYYFPDNPHNSADIVNLGYIINVIECKDERREALLKAWELSKKVLIVASLVLIDHRETGQVAYGDGIITKRNTFQKYYEQEELKTYIDQVLNVDAVPVALGIYFVFRDESQAQAYRASRFRSRTKMPKVHTQIKRFEDYQELLAPLMEFVTERGRLPVKGEISEEAQITEEFGNIKRAFKGILQATDQQEWDAIALQRRQDLLVYIALTQFDSRPKFSELAPVVQHDIKALCSSYTQACEAAEDMLFSLRDYNIITQCCAESLIGSQRYNGFYIHVSDLSSLHPLLRLYEGCASRAIGRLDEATLIKFHTDRPKISYLFYPDFDINPHPVLHTSMQINLGNLRVTYRDYDTSDDPPILHRKETVVTPDYHNYDKLVKLTRYEEEWGLLDDERAISTLKGWQRCLQEHCAELYGYNLRWRKDADPYRIKLLKSARAARKKREKQSQAAVGEIKNNADVIMINDELCSEEAAAKSSLEVAEGENI, from the coding sequence ATGGCAGAACCTACAATTTCAGCTATTATCCGCAACGATCTCTCTTCTCCGGTGCGTCTAGCGCTAGAAGCTGGACTCTTTAGTAAAGATACAACTTTCTTTGACTACGGCGGCGGACAGGGTGGCGATGTTAAAGCGATCGCGAATTTAGGCTACGCCTCGACTGGTTGCGATGTTTATCCCTATCCAGGTTCTCTCCCTAGCGCTGATATTGTCAATCTCGGCTATGTAATTAATTTTATTGAATGTCCGGAGCAACGCCAGGGAATTTTGCGCGAAGCTTGGCAAATAACTCGCGAAATATTGATAGTTACTGCTCCCATTTTAATTACTGACGCGGGTGACAACAAAATACCCTACGAACCTGGTTTTACTAGCAATTTAAACTACTCTCCAAAGTATTACGAGCAGGAAGAGCTGAAAACTTATATTGAGCAAGTTCTCAATGTTGAAGCGATTGCAGTATCTTTGGGTATTTACTTTATTTTTCGCTACCAAACCGCTGCTGAAAACTTCTTATTTTCCTGCTTTATATCTAAAACACCTGCACCAAAACTTCATTATAATCTCCCAGAACTGCTTGCACCTCTAATCGCTTTCGTGACTCAGCACGGACGTTTACCAGTTGAAGGCGAGTTACCATCAGAAACAGAAATTATAAAAGAATTCGGTAGTATCGCTCAAGCTTTTGAAGTAATTTTACAGGCGACAAATCAAGGATATTGGGATGCGATCGCCCAAAAACGCCGTTCTGATATTCTCATTTATTTAGCTTATAGGGGTACAGATATTTCGTCTCCCGTAGCGCCGGAAATCAACAAAGATATTCAAGCTTTATTTGGTAGCTACCAGCAAGCCTGCGAAGCCGCCAACGAGTTATCTGCCAATCTCACCGAACCCAATATCATCGCTAATTATTGCCAAAAAACGCAGCTGGGCAAACTGCTACCAACTGCGCTTTACATTCACGTATCAGCTATTTCCGAACTCGATTCTTTGCTGAGACTCTATGAAGCAAATGCAAGTCGAAACTTTGGGCGCATAGATGGTGCAACGCTGATAAAAATAAGTATTGATCAGCCTAGAATCTCTTACTTATTTTACCCAGAATTCGATATTGACCCGCATCCAGCTTTACAAGCTAGCATATGGATTGACACCAAAAGCGGCATTTATTGTCACCGCAATTACAGTAGTAGCGACAATCCCCCGGTACTTCATCGCAAGGAAACTTTCGTAACTCCCGACTATCCCAACTATCAAGAATTCGCCAGATTGACGCGAGAAGAAGAAGCATGGGGACTTTTAGATCGCACGCGCGATATTGGGACTAAAAGGGGTTGGCAAAAATGTTTAAAAGAGCGCGGTGTAGAAATAGAAGATCATCGCGTTGTAGCGCGATCGCGTTCTGGAACTATTCATCAATCTCCCATACCTAAAATAGAGCGTCACCGCGCTGCAATCGTTCGCAAAAGCATTTCTCGCCCGCTACGTTTAGCTTTGGAAGCTAACTTATTTACTAAAGATACAACTTTCTTTGACTATGGCTGCGGACACGGCGGCGATGTAGCCCGCATGACAGAACAAGGTTATATTAGTGCTGGGTGGGACCCCTATTATTTCCCAGATAATCCCCACAACTCTGCTGATATCGTTAATCTTGGCTACATAATTAATGTTATTGAATGCAAAGATGAACGTCGAGAAGCTTTGCTAAAAGCGTGGGAACTTAGCAAAAAAGTCTTAATTGTTGCTTCGCTTGTATTGATAGATCACCGAGAAACTGGACAAGTAGCTTACGGCGATGGAATTATCACCAAACGCAATACTTTCCAGAAATACTACGAACAGGAAGAACTTAAAACTTATATTGACCAAGTTCTGAATGTCGATGCGGTTCCAGTTGCACTGGGAATTTATTTTGTGTTTCGGGATGAATCTCAAGCGCAGGCTTATCGCGCTTCTCGGTTTCGTTCGCGCACGAAGATGCCGAAAGTTCACACTCAAATTAAGCGCTTTGAAGATTATCAAGAACTACTTGCACCGCTGATGGAATTTGTGACTGAACGCGGTAGATTGCCCGTCAAAGGCGAAATTTCTGAAGAAGCTCAAATAACCGAAGAATTCGGCAATATTAAACGTGCATTTAAGGGAATTTTACAGGCTACAGACCAACAAGAATGGGATGCGATAGCCCTACAACGCCGTCAAGATTTGCTAGTCTATATCGCCCTTACTCAATTTGATAGTCGTCCCAAATTCAGCGAATTAGCGCCAGTTGTCCAACATGATATTAAAGCTTTATGCAGCAGCTACACCCAAGCCTGCGAAGCGGCGGAGGATATGCTATTTAGCCTGCGCGACTATAATATTATTACCCAATGCTGCGCGGAAAGTTTAATAGGTAGTCAGCGCTATAACGGTTTTTACATCCATGTTTCAGACCTTTCTTCTCTCCACCCTCTGCTGCGCCTTTACGAAGGTTGCGCTAGCCGTGCGATAGGCAGATTGGATGAAGCAACGCTGATTAAGTTCCACACTGACCGACCAAAAATATCCTATTTGTTTTATCCCGATTTTGACATTAATCCGCATCCAGTTTTGCATACGAGTATGCAAATTAATTTGGGTAATTTGCGTGTCACTTATCGAGATTATGATACCTCCGATGACCCACCAATTTTACACCGCAAGGAAACAGTAGTTACTCCCGACTATCATAATTATGATAAGTTGGTGAAACTGACTCGCTATGAAGAAGAATGGGGACTTCTTGATGATGAACGTGCGATTTCAACTTTGAAGGGTTGGCAACGATGTTTGCAAGAACATTGTGCAGAATTATATGGTTATAATCTCCGTTGGCGTAAAGATGCAGATCCCTATCGCATTAAGTTATTAAAATCTGCCCGTGCGGCACGGAAAAAGAGGGAAAAGCAATCTCAAGCCGCAGTTGGAGAAATAAAAAATAACGCAGATGTCATTATGATAAATGATGAATTATGCTCTGAAGAGGCAGCAGCAAAGTCAAGCTTAGAGGTGGCAGAAGGAGAAAATATTTAG
- a CDS encoding Rpn family recombination-promoting nuclease/putative transposase gives MKTDTIFYSIFQEFPSIFFELIGRSPEEAIAYEFTSREVKQLAFRMDGLFLPTTGDPSLPFYVLEVQFQPEEELYYRLFGELFLYLSQYKPPHAWRVVVIYPRRSVEREQSFQFGEILALNRVTRIYLDELGELAENSLGVGVVKLVVEAQDTATELAKRLIEQAKQQLSDEAVKRDIIDLIETIIVYKLPQKTREEIEAMLGLSELKQTKVYQEALEEGERIGEERGEMKAKVEAIPRMIQVGLSLEAIAQVLDLPLETVQQAAQQSNG, from the coding sequence GTGAAAACAGATACAATTTTCTATAGCATTTTTCAGGAATTCCCCAGCATCTTCTTTGAACTAATTGGGCGTTCTCCAGAAGAAGCGATCGCTTATGAATTCACCTCCCGCGAAGTCAAACAACTTGCCTTCCGCATGGATGGTTTATTCTTACCGACTACTGGCGATCCGAGCCTACCTTTCTATGTTCTGGAAGTGCAATTTCAGCCAGAGGAAGAATTGTACTACCGCTTATTTGGCGAACTTTTCCTCTACTTGAGCCAATACAAACCACCCCATGCTTGGCGGGTTGTGGTAATTTATCCCAGGCGCAGTGTAGAAAGAGAACAGAGTTTTCAGTTTGGCGAAATTTTAGCTCTAAATCGAGTCACGCGAATTTACTTGGATGAGTTAGGAGAACTAGCAGAGAACTCTCTTGGGGTTGGAGTTGTTAAACTTGTAGTTGAGGCGCAGGACACAGCGACGGAACTGGCAAAGCGTTTGATCGAGCAAGCGAAGCAACAATTGAGCGATGAAGCTGTCAAGCGCGACATTATCGACTTAATTGAGACAATTATCGTCTACAAGTTACCACAAAAAACACGCGAGGAGATTGAAGCTATGTTGGGTTTAAGCGAGTTAAAACAAACGAAAGTTTATCAAGAAGCTTTAGAAGAAGGTGAGCGCATAGGTGAGGAAAGAGGTGAAATGAAAGCAAAGGTGGAAGCCATACCGCGCATGATACAGGTTGGCTTGAGTTTGGAGGCGATCGCCCAGGTGTTAGACTTGCCCTTGGAAACAGTTCAGCAAGCAGCACAACAGTCTAATGGGTAA
- a CDS encoding ion channel, which translates to MAKRHRHKSQTRLVRRNAVVTIVRKGRSHYWGDLYHLLLTLPWPGLLALIVLLYVSSNAIFALLYLAGGDCIQNARPGSFWDAFFFSVQTLATIGYGAMYPRTFYANIVVTIEALGGLLGVAMVTGLAFARFSRPTARVLFSKVAVIPPYDGVPTLMFRTANQRGNQIVEAQMRVTLVRNEVTQEGEFMRRLHDLTLVRSQTSIFEETWTVMHRIDDRSPLYGATPASLAESEAVIVVALTGLDKTVSQTIHARHSFFAQEILFNMRFVDIFSKTPDGDRCIDYTRFHDVTPV; encoded by the coding sequence ATGGCCAAAAGGCATCGTCACAAATCACAGACGCGCCTTGTGCGGCGGAATGCGGTGGTTACTATCGTGCGAAAAGGGCGATCGCACTATTGGGGCGACCTGTACCATTTGCTACTCACCCTTCCCTGGCCTGGGCTGTTGGCACTGATCGTTCTATTGTATGTCAGCAGCAACGCCATATTTGCGCTCCTCTATCTCGCAGGAGGGGATTGCATCCAGAATGCCCGCCCCGGCTCGTTTTGGGACGCCTTCTTCTTCAGCGTCCAGACTCTCGCCACTATCGGCTACGGTGCCATGTATCCGCGCACATTCTACGCCAACATAGTGGTGACGATAGAAGCGCTGGGAGGTCTGCTGGGGGTGGCTATGGTGACGGGGCTGGCTTTTGCGCGGTTCTCGCGACCGACGGCGAGAGTGCTTTTTAGCAAAGTGGCGGTGATACCTCCCTACGATGGCGTACCGACCTTAATGTTCCGGACAGCCAACCAGCGTGGTAACCAGATTGTAGAAGCGCAAATGCGGGTGACTCTGGTTCGCAATGAAGTGACTCAAGAGGGAGAATTCATGCGGCGACTCCACGATCTCACGCTGGTTCGCAGTCAGACATCGATTTTTGAGGAGACGTGGACGGTAATGCATCGCATTGACGATAGAAGCCCGCTTTATGGAGCCACACCAGCTTCTTTGGCCGAGTCGGAAGCCGTCATCGTTGTAGCGCTGACAGGACTCGACAAAACTGTGTCGCAGACAATCCACGCCCGTCACAGCTTTTTTGCACAGGAAATCCTATTTAATATGCGTTTCGTGGATATTTTCTCTAAGACGCCTGACGGCGATCGCTGCATCGACTATACCCGCTTCCACGATGTCACGCCAGTCTAG
- a CDS encoding HAD-IIIA family hydrolase: MEQETQETTGSVNLLILDLDGTVRAPLSGNKFIQRPHDQKMIEGAEGAIAYFAANGWKIVGVTNQAGVASGKKSLQSCIKEQQYTLDLVPEMEEIYFCPDFEGGKCFCVTSNEVNNYSNHQESGKFRKPNAGMLKLAIEIHKPDKVLMIGDRPEDRQAASAAGAKFQHAENWRQTYGDTDF; encoded by the coding sequence ATGGAGCAAGAAACTCAAGAAACTACCGGATCTGTCAACTTACTAATATTGGATTTGGATGGTACTGTGAGGGCACCCCTCTCAGGGAATAAATTTATCCAGCGTCCCCACGATCAAAAGATGATAGAAGGTGCTGAGGGGGCGATCGCATACTTTGCAGCTAATGGCTGGAAAATTGTCGGCGTGACGAATCAAGCTGGTGTCGCTAGTGGCAAAAAGTCTCTGCAAAGTTGCATAAAAGAACAGCAATACACTCTCGACTTAGTTCCAGAAATGGAAGAAATTTACTTTTGCCCTGATTTTGAAGGAGGGAAGTGCTTCTGCGTAACTAGCAATGAAGTTAATAATTACAGCAACCATCAAGAGTCGGGAAAGTTCCGCAAGCCTAATGCAGGAATGCTGAAATTAGCGATAGAAATACACAAGCCAGATAAGGTTTTAATGATTGGCGATCGCCCTGAAGATAGGCAAGCCGCTTCCGCAGCAGGCGCCAAATTTCAGCACGCAGAAAACTGGCGGCAAACTTATGGCGATACTGATTTTTGA